acttagccaaaggcggtagctcatttatcaaccgagcgaatacttatttgtaagggctcaactaattcaaagcacatctgaaacatacctcattgttgggatttcacaagcgtattaactgaaatttttacagcaagttcattcattcacgaatcacgtaccttgagtttaaccggatatagctactcgttcaaatgccttcgggacatagcccggttatagtaacttcgcacaaatgccttcgggacttaactcggatttagtaactcgcacaaatgccttcgggacttaacccggatttagtaacttcgcacaaatgccttggatcttagtccggatatagtcacttaagcgcaaagccttcgggacttagccggacatcattgaataaccaagcacaattatcaataaatcatgacacattcagtatttcattttcattagcaaaactcaaacacaagacacttatcacacttgcaatttcggctcaatagccacacacaaagagcatgattttgatttgcttaaaacatgatctaatcaaatcataatccaagttccattactcaaaacttacctcggatgttgttgagcggcttcaacggctattcgatcacttttcctttcccttatccaactgtggtcccctaagctcttgagctaattcaaacaaatttaacttattaaagtctcattttgctagcttatggcgaatatgacaaggagtttgataggtcatatggccaccttttagctcaaatacacaatgatcatacacattttaatcacatcaagcaatttaatacaattcattcgaacatcaaaagagaagctcaaggtacttagcccatatatacattagacattagagtcacatatgtacgaaatcatgaatcaattcaacatactagctaatatttcccttagccaaattttctaagtcaagctaaagccatcaataggctaccaatggcgaacatacccatcaactcatgtactcattcatgtggccgaacatacacatctatgctaaggccgattgcaacacttaatacattctacaagtatggtcacttgtattgactaaacaccatttgtttctagttcaaaacttggctaatacacatatatacactattaaagcatcctctcctttacactaattcaacacatgcattacccataatatacaaaattatattcgccttaccacacaacttgctagccgattcttctccatttagcaactaatgcacatacgagctcatttgttagactctacttcatctaaaacAACcctatttctcttctatttcctaccatggcgaatgcatcacaacaccttaccatttcgattttggtcatggttgaacaaggaatttaatgtctcactcaaggatgctaaaaaggagattcaagagttatcaatccaccatcacatgcatcattacaagcttcacttttagcatgcaaataacatcaacacaaatccaccttagccgaatatcatctccatgacatagtaaagatttgaaccatgggctagttagaactcaagctaacaaaaaaaaacatgcatgaatctcatggcacaacatcaaacttaccttcacctagctacaagcatggccgaatctcttcaacatttcctcccttctttcttttgaattttcagtCAAGAAGAATggaaaaggatggacacatttttttctttcttccttaaaactttcagccaaaagaagtgaaaatgatggacactttttttcttctttccctcaactcacggcaatgggggaacaatcacacacatccttttttttttttgtttctcatcctactaacactaatattttattgcccatgcttttTATTCTAttactccttacataatgcactaccccaacatgtttatgacatgttttttagccataacattttgtccacccatgctcatggctggccactactagatgggggggaggggggggaaattgacatgcaagtccccctttttcATACATacactaataggccactttacatttgcctagcacatttctaaattttctcacataagtcctatgtactccattcacatgcaattaactaaatcaaagcttaaaaattttcgcacattcatattcacatattttagacaataaatatcacattcaaataatttggtgactcggtttagcggtcccgaaaccgctttccgactagggtcactttagggctgtcacagatataacttattttaaatacaaaaagttatttttgttattttctaaCCAAGTTAATGTCTGGTTGACTCATGACACCAACTCAGTCAAGGTAATAAATTATGCATATTAAAATAAAGatgtataaaaaaaatcaaaatgaagTTTTGGTTAAGTGGTAAAATTAATGTTTTACTAATTTAACTAGTGTGGGTTCAAATTTTatcatatgcatatttttatcACTATAAGTTAAAACAAAAAGACTAAAGTAccctcaaataatataacttattttaattaagaAGGGACATTTTTGTAATTTCCATACCCGACTTGGTACCCAATTGACTCGTGACACCAGCTCCGTCAGGGACTTAAATAATACTAGAAATTTATCACACATGTATGCATGTGAAAATTACGTACTTAGAACACAGAtgtaatatatacaattaatggaGATTAATAAAATTACAacatatgaaaatattaaaataaaactttagttgAGCGGTTAAAAAAACGTTTTACTAATGATATTGACATGGGGTCTTACCATATGCaattttttattagtttttaaaataaaaagactaaagtaccctcaaataatataatttattgtaATTGtaagggtatttctataattttcgtAACCGAGTTGGTGTTCAATTGACTAGTAACATCAACTCAGCCAGgagcttaaataatagtatagatataaaACTAATGGAGATAATAAATtgtgcatattaaaataaaaatgtataaaatttataaaactgAAGTTTTAGTTGAGtgttaaatttaaagttttataaatCCAATTGGCGTGAATTCAATTCCTACTATAagtttttttcttgattttttattttcgtaatttttctaACCGAATTTGTGCCACTCGTGACACCAACTTAGTTAGGGACTTAAATCATGGTAAGCATAGATGTATGATTCCCATGTTTATTAAAAATGGTCATATATTCATGTTTTGTCAGCACCAATTTTTGAATACGCCTTTAAATTTCTTTATTTAGAGTGAGCCTTCTCTATAACAACCACATACTATAACAACATTTTGctataaaaattgaatttttaaaaaataattttttatattttatttttattttctgatGGTcacaaaactaactaaaaatacgacaaagacaagtgtacctattaaataatagtatagctatggtgagtagagaatatcgtatccacgagactagaagtactagtaattattgtCTTCTTATTATTTAGCTgacaaattggagtgattgtgttttaatctaaaattactaaactaatttgTCTAAGAATGCAACAGAGAATGAATCGAGGAAATAATCGAATATTAACCAATGAGATAAGCAATACACAGgaaaaaattcacctagacttcacctatcattatgaatctaaattaaatgatttattcacttgtcttaatccgtagaaatccctaaattatgttaatatctctttcgagagtaagaacaactgactctaagttgattaattgaaatttttttctaattaaaacccctatcgtcgcattaactAGATCtctggattcccttattagaattgactctaatctggtagatttatgtcgtcttatttcaagtattgcatgcaactccacttaattatgctagatctactcttaaacatggCCTTTGCTCCACTaaattaagcacattaaacatgaattaatatcccagaaatattaaaacaagaaataagcatacataattgagaacaaaaaCCAAGTATTTGTCGCGTAAAaacctaaattaaataaaaggattcatcataggtttcatccttcCTAGGTATCTAGGAGATTAGTTCATAATCCTGAATGTaaacatctcaaagtcagaaAAACCATAAGACATAAAGAATCTCAATAAAActttgaaagaaattaaaaagagatcttcaatcttgatggagatCTGCTTCTGAGTTGGCTCCGGTGGTGTTCTTCGAGCGTTTTCTTCGATCTTCTTTGATTGCCCCCTTACGTCTTCTTCTAatgggtatttatagactttagaatggttagaaagcctaaaaattgagtttttttttttgcgtATTTGGGAAACAGGGTGTGAAATcgacacaggctggcacatgggaGTATGTCCAACCCATGTGGATACAGCTCTATTTGTTCAATTTTGGCTCGTTTTTTGCTCCTTTCGCTCccatatgctctcctaagtatagaaacatgaatttaaaggattaggagtatcaaattcactaatttgcataattaatcatccaaaaatgcattaagaatgagattaaaatatgttatttttatagcTTATCATTCTCTATAATAATTTTTACTTATAACAACAACATTCTTAGTTATGAAATACGTTTTTTATTAAATTAGCTCTCTAACATATTAtctaaaattttaagtaaaattatagttATTTCATATAGACAATCttattaattatcatttattGAAAATTATCtcaattaaaatatcattttaataaaatgattaaatttcacgTGAAAAATTTATTAACCATATTTTATTAAATGGAAATAATCCTCAATGAGTGGATTTAAAGACATCAATTCAAGAAACTATTATAAATTGATTACTTAAATTTAGTAActcttataaattaattaatttaatttgataattcaTATTGATTAAATGAACTTGTTAAATTTATAACCCTTATAATTAATCATGTGAaagaatgtaaaataaaaatacataaataataatacaTGCAtctgttttaatatatatatatatatatatattaattttgttgatttgactctcactttctttctttttttgaacatagttcttattttctttatttgatGAAAAATCACAATATAAATTCTATTTTAAgcctaaaattattttatatataaaaccaCTTATTTATAACGAATAAAATCTGAAGAGACAAATAAAATTATTATGGACCTCTAATTAAGTCATTTGAAGGATATCTCACCCCACAACACACATTCATTAATGCTAAAGATATAATTTTCATGAATTCAATTAAAGTAACgtgttaaaatattaaataaaattaaatttaatatctttAATTACTCCTAATAACATCAATTAAACAAgctcataaaaatgaaaaaaaaactcgttttaatttaataaaagtgaTATAATAAACGTAaagatttttcttttatttttacgtGTCATTTGTTTTGTACAGGTGGAGTTGTTACTTTGTTTTGCTCTACTTGAATCGTAATGAAAGAAATGATATTTTGTTTGGGCAAAAAACTGTAAAGAAtttcttaaaataataaataaatatttttatgggCATTACACCGaagatatatatttttttgtaagGTCAGTAAAATACAAAACAATCCATACAACATCAaacaaagtttaaaaaaaaataaaaaataaaacaaaacaacctAGCAATTACTACTATGCAGACAAAAAACATTAAACCACAGACTTCCCCGCTGTATTCTGCTGCAGAAACAGCAGACCATGCCAGCATCATCCACTCTACTTCAGCAGCAAATCACCAAGCAGCTTTAAACAAGTTTTTTCTTTACATGCCTCTCTTTAtataattacacattaaatcaaaatttatatatatataatttttattaaaattcatatattatgtCTTAGTATATAAATtaacaataaattaatttttaattgttattttactaaaattttaattatccTTCTATTTTGTATTAATCATACACTACATGACTAAACGAAataaaaaatcatataataatttaGTTGGTTAGCAAATAAAATAAACCTTTATCGAtcattattatatataatttatatatgcaATTATTAAAGTTTAATTTAGATTAATATTCTTTTAATTATCAAGTAAGAAACAaacattaattataatatataatagtacATCATTTCTTTGTGCGTACCACTTTGACTGTGATAGGCTAACATGTGCTCTTATTCAAATCCATATTCGGCAGCAACCACTGCCAAGTTGGGAAATTTTAGAAAGTTTGATCcacttttggattttattttccaCGAAAATTGTTGCCATTCGCGGTCTGCTATTAAAGTGcataattttatttcttaaccAAGAACCTTTCTTTTGAGTTGGGGCTTCCCTCAGACTCATCAAACATTTATAGTACCACTAACTTCACCCTTCACCAAAGTTTAATAATCCATCTTTGTGATCAAGGTGAACAACTACCTATACCTCATTCAAACACCCAAACATTCATTATTGTAAACACAAAAATGGCTCCCCTTTCAGGTGGTGCTACTTCTGGCCTCCGAACCCCCTTGACAACAAGGATGTTGAAGCTTCATCCTGTTTTAAATTACACCCCATTCTTCACCACTCCATCATTGTTTTCTCCAAAAAACTTGTCATTGCGTTCCTCAAATCACAAAGCCGGAATGGTTTGCATGTCCACAACCACATCTCCAGTAAGCAAAGATGATGAAAAGCTAATTAATGGACAACCGAATGAGAAAGTGGTCCAAGTTTCATCGTGGATTGATTACTTACCCAAAGAAATTCAGCCTTTCGCTAAGCTGGCTCGCGTAGATAAGCCCATCGGTACTTGGTTATTTCTTTTTCCCTTTGCCTGGTAACAAACTCTTCCTTCCCTTCCTTCCATTTTATTTGATAATATGGAATCATATATACTTCAATTCCTTAATTAAAAACTTTGTGTACGTATAGGTCAGCTACGTTAGCAGCATCGACTGGAAATATTCCTGATTTCAAGAATTTAGCTGTATTTGCTTGTGCAGCTCCATTTTTTAGGGGTGCTGCTTGTACCATAAATGATTTCTTTGATCGTGATtttgataaaatggtaaattcCTTCTTCATGCAAGACGGTGTAAATATTATTTTCGACCAAAGCTAACAACGTTGGATAGAGTTCTGAGCAaatattttttgggttttttctattaaataatcgCCTTATTTTGCCGGAAAGATTTATTGTACCAGCAAGTACTTATGACACATTTTATTAAGTGAAGTTGATGTGtaaaagaaattgggtaaaatgcAGGTGGAGCGTACAAAAGAGAGACCAATGGCAAGTGGGGCTGTCACACCATTTCAAGGACTTTGTTTCTTTGCGTTTCAATTGCTACTGAGTCATGGAATTTTCCTCCAACTCACCAACTACAGGTCTCACTGCATTCCTTTCGTTTGTTTCCACACATCATAACCATCATTTATgtaaaatttcatatcaatttaatGCTTTATTATAGGTTACTGTCTTGATATATATTGcaaattaaggtttttttttttttttttgcataaactaattttatatatttcataATTAGTTATTTTGATTTCCATCTGATATTGGCTTTCGTGTTTCTTGTTTACAGAGCGATCTATGAGGCTGCATACATATTCCTAATTTGTACCTATCCTCTCATGAAGAGACTAACATACTGGGTACTGATGATTGTATATAAATTAATGTAAAAAGGGGGGAAAAAACAAAAAAGGGCTTAAAggataatatttattatatattttagtttaattgaATTTTCTTACTATACTATGGGATCGTAGGCAAATTGACCTCTAAATAACCCTTATACTCTAAACGTGGATAAATCTTCTATGATCGTTGGGTATTTATTTATAGGTTTACTTAATTGGTGCCAATAAATGATTTATTTAGTTGCTTTCTTTTAAAGTATTCTTAGTATTGAAGTCGACAAAATTCAATAAATGCATGCTTTTCCAAAAATATTACCTTACGGATCCGAAACTATAGTTTCTGCCCTATCCCATTAACTTGTATATATGTTTTACACACACCTCTATATGGTGCAGGTCTACATTCTCTATTTAACAAAAGTGCTGGCGTCACTGATGAACAGATAAAGAAGATGACGTGAAAGTTGACGTTAAATCCACGGCCTTAAAATTTGGTGAGTCAACAAAGGAGTGGATCACTGGCTTTGCAATTGCAAGCATTTGCACCCTTACTCTCGCTGCATACAATGCTGCATTAGGTATTTAATTCGTAAATATTATGCCCTTCTTTTCGATCACAAACATTTCTGTTTGATTAACAAATAAATCCGTAATCTTGGTGTGGGAGCAGGGTGGCCATTTTATGTGTTTTTAGCAGCTGCATCTGGACAGTTAGGTTGGCAGATAAGGACGGTTAACTTGTCATCCCCAGCCGATTGCAACCGAAAGTATGTTTACGTATTCCGCTTTAAAGTGTTTGGAATTGGGTATTGAATTGGATTTAATGCATCTAATGatatttgtcgaaaccattttttttttgaaaacacgagtatcgactttgtttgaaagcgaGAATTAAAACGAGAGTCGCCACtgatctttattaggtgtgatcggatcacctttgttttaataaaacattttggtttactaaaacggtgtttttggtctacgaaacttaagagaacgggttcgggagtcggttacgtgcgaggaaggattagtaccctcgtcacgcccaaaattggtaccgaattaattagttagtgtcttaatgtcgaaagttgaaaatcgagaatAGATTTAAAAGATGATCTTTTTCATTAATCTCGATTTTAAAAACACTTGAATTAGATCAAAACAATTACTAAAGATTTCCTCGTCTTGAGATATTGGAGTATCACATCCCATAAGTTAGGACGTGATACCATGAACTCCCGAGCGCAAGTtcatctttaattttaattgaaatttcatgtgttttggaacttaaaaggatatttggccatTTAGATTTAACGAGAAAatcaaaaccccgtaagttagggcatgatTTCCTCGAATTTCCTAAAACGAAGAATTATTgccttatttagaaaattttctttttgaaatatAGCGAGTACGATATTTAACAACGTACATTTATTTTGTTTGAACTAAAACGAAACGATCTATATTGGATGAATATGTTCGAACTTCATACATGAtgcgatttaaatgaaataaaacaaaaatataacataGAGCATGGaataataaaatacaaattaGATGCAAGGTTAATGAATGTCAACAATACGAGGAcgctaaataaataatttcaataaCATGTAATGGCAATATTCACACGACGACGCCATTTTAACATCAACATTAATAAACATAGAAATGAAATAATGATATAAAACaacttaaaacaaataataagataattttaaaaacataatatatatatatatatatatatatatatataaaaagtttAGAATAGATACTATAAaagcaatttaaaataaataatataaagcaatttaaaaatcaataatattcaaaaataaaataatatctagAGCAActttaaataaaacaattcaaactAACATATAAAAagctttaaaataaaataaatttacaacaaatagtATATGAAAAATGTGCATGAAATTGTTTAATATAAATAACACATGAAATCttaaaatacataataataaaaggtttataatgaataataaaaagTATTTGAAAGTAGTtaacatatataaaataatataactaaataacataaaatttataataaataatatatatatcaagtagtttaaaataaataacatataaaaatatttaaaataaataatatgtaaaaaaaattaaagaactaatgcaaaagatttaaaataaacatataaaatgaattaaaataatacacaatAAAGCGTTTGAAATGAatactatataaaaatttaaggtaaataaaatagcttaaaataaataatatattaaaatattaaattgaacaaATAAACAGCAAATTAAAAAGAAGTTAAAGTTCAGCAGATTAGGGACCAAatcataaaagaaatgaaattaaaagtaaaaaaccATAATAAAACAAacgaattaaataataaaataaaacgaaGGACTAAAATCAAATGCGCAAAAATACACAAGGACTAAATAAGaaatttaacccctttttgagGACACGTGTCCGTTTTCAAAGTGTCAGTGGGTTAGGGGCCTGATtgaaaactaaataaaattaaaaggtaaaaatttataaaaaacgAAAATAGCAAGAAGGACCTAATTGAAAAGCGCCATAAAAGCGGGGGGATTAGGGCTGCAAATAACCCACTAAGCAAAAACATGCGGATCCCCCTGGTATGGGTCGGGTCGCTTGGGTCAgagggccaaaacgacgtcgttttggcctctgCACCCAATCACCAGAACGGCGCCGTTTTGTTCTTTTTACTtaagtcaatttttttttaaaaatctcaTTTTGTTATGGCttctaaaaaaaaaacttcaaatgACCACCCTTTTTTTTATTCTCTCTCAACCCTCTCTTCCTCCATGGCCGATCCTTAGCTTCGCCGACGGTCTTCCGTACTCCACCATGGCCGGTGGCCGACGTCTCGCTAAATAGGTTTTTTAACCCTCGCTTTCTTTACAAATCTGAAGGCCAAGCCTTCTCAAACCAAAACCGAAAAGACAGACTCCGACACCCTTTTAAATCTGGCTTCGATGACGGAGAAAGGATCTTCGACGACGAGACTTCTGGGCAAGTCCAAGTAAGCCTTCCTTTCTATTATTTTTtgccttttttttatttaaatagatttgtaaaaataaaaataaaaagaatcgcgAAAATAAAAAACAAGAAAAGATCAAAACTAACACCTTTTGAAACTTCTATTCTTCTTTTTAGATTTTTAGTGTGCATAAAAAAAATACAAGGCTAATGTTTGAAACTTTATAACCGAATACAAGATTCGTTTTTGTCCATATTCGTTTTGTTTTCTTCCATTtgttgttttcttttttgttttctatTGCTTATTGTCCTGTTGCGTGTGGATCTTTATTTTGCAGGTGGTGTCAGACCCGTGGAGGAGGCGTAGTGGCGTGCGGCGTGCGTGGGAGGACCGGCGGCTGAAGAGGAGGCtagggtgtttttttttttttttgtctgctGAAAATTTTTAAGATAATGGACAAGGGTTTAGTTTATTTTAGGCCTGGTAATTGGGTTTGAGTTTGGGTTTATATGTAAGTGGACTATTATTATTTGGacttttaaatttgtttatttggGATTTAGTTGtctgggccaaaattggctattACAGCTGTACCTCTTTGCTCATTGtagtgtaacgagaatggagcaaagaccttAAAAGAGTCAATTTTGCCTAGTCTTGTCGAATCTTAACTTATTTGGTGCTTCTGCTCTTCGAGTAGCCTCATTCTATCCCATTGCATCTTCAGGGTTATAGGAATTGTTGCTTTGAttcactccactgcaacttcagagagataataaTCATAACTTCAACCTGCCCCACTGCAATTTCAGGGGGACAAGgtttgtggcttcaatctgctctactgcaacttcagagagttAAGATTTgcatcttcaacctgctccactgcaacttcagggagataaggttaatGGCCTtcatctgctccactgcaacttcagggagataagattcaccatgatAGATTTGATCCGACCCACTGTGACTTCAAAGGTATAGGACTTGTAACTCGTAGCTTTAACCtattctactgcaacttcagggaaataagatttgctatcttcagtctaccCCACTGCAATTTCGGGAAGGgctaagacttgtaacttcaacctgctccactgtaacttcagggagataagattcgtcaTGGTAGATTTGATTCGACCtgctgcaacttcagaggtataggatttatagctttaatctgctctactgcaacttcagagagataagattcgctatcttaagtctgctccactgtaacttcagggagataagacttgtaacttcaacctgctccactgtaacttcaaggagataaggttaGTGGCTTCGATCtgttccattgcaacttcagggagacaagatctacaatctttagcct
This window of the Gossypium arboreum isolate Shixiya-1 chromosome 12, ASM2569848v2, whole genome shotgun sequence genome carries:
- the LOC108477712 gene encoding 4-hydroxybenzoate polyprenyltransferase, mitochondrial-like translates to MAPLSGGATSGLRTPLTTRMLKLHPVLNYTPFFTTPSLFSPKNLSLRSSNHKAGMVCMSTTTSPVSKDDEKLINGQPNEKVVQVSSWIDYLPKEIQPFAKLARVDKPIGTWLFLFPFAWSATLAASTGNIPDFKNLAVFACAAPFFRGAACTINDFFDRDFDKMVERTKERPMASGAVTPFQGLCFFAFQLLLSHGIFLQLTNYRSHCIPFVYKEDDVKVDVKSTALKFGESTKEWITGFAIASICTLTLAAYNAALGWPFYVFLAAASGQLGWQIRTVNLSSPADCNRKFVSNKWFGVLILSGILLGRVFS